The genomic region tgtaactttttttgtgtgcactattgtatataggtaagtgaggttcaatcaacctatttttgaccccagaatctgtggtataatttatgaccaatcttttcgggacaccctgtataggtacctatgtatagtaaatattatatgggtaagtagcctatatataaaatataagtaatatatttagttattatgtgcacatcaaaataaaaatgctgcttatataattatataatagccaaatatataatataatatgtatgtaaattactaaaatttataggtatctatatacattatacatacttttacttactaggtatttaggaaatattgaagtaccaatatgaacttattattttcaagctgctttttatgttcttaaaatgttttagtccttgtagctagaaatacaGTCGCTTCGTCCTCacagcgtagacataaatgccTTAGAACTGTACTGGACACTGgaaactattttaatattttgcctttttattacctacccccttcccttgtgcaggtataaaatatgCATTGCAggggtcagaatgacaatgaatggccgttttcggattcccgaaaattataggtaaaaatatttttatggtataaactcaaatcaaaatggtttattcatttcaattgaaaacgaaacgagaatttctcatttttcttcaatagaattaagttttaaacttttttaccatacaattaaaacggttaaaaaaaatgaattagatagtgcagtagtacctaccaaaatacctaaattttattaattattcttaacgcgaagttgataatctataggctaacattattcttcttcctataggtacatacagtatattctttttaagatattttaaaagtatatacaagtatgtgttaagcatatacttttgcatatacttacgcatatactaagaatattcgattaaggtatattctaagaataaacttttacgaacattccgagatactacgtacacgaatgcgctcagtatattcggtgcaagaatattcttcaaagcacatgcaaagaacatgaaatttagaatgttttttatggtacatgctatgcttgtactacgcatatactaaaaaggatatacttcgacgaatgttggcaggatatgcttagaacatgatgcgaacatcattgttatgtgggaagtatctacacattacacctattatcatcatcatcattccctttgccttatccctatgcagtgtcggcttccctaattgcatttctccacacaattctatcttgggtcatatcaatgttaatcccctttaccaacatgtcctgccttatcgtcttctttggtcttcctctcctactccttccaggaatctacacttcaaccatcttaacctatgctctctcattttggcatcaattggtgccacacctagacttcccctaatatactcatttctaattttatccttctttgtcactccactcatccatctaagcattctcatttccgccacatgcattcgttgttccgctttctttttcactgcccaacattcagttccgtgcatcatagccggtcttatggctgttttatagaattttcccttcagcttcattggaatttttctgtcacacagcacaccactcgcttctttccacttcatccatccagccctaattctattgcatgcctctccatctatttctccattactctgtaataccgatcctaggtacttaaaactattgcttttcacaatcatttcacctattatattatattttactttattctatactatatatctgtcaagtcctttgtacttaaaggatgtaagtatttgtaatgaaataatactcgatgtaaaatactttattttaaagaattatgcacatggtttccattttctatcgcagtattaagtatgtgacagctgtcgttcagatgacagtagtacccacctacattcatggttaagggagttttacacgaacataacaCCTCCTCCCTTGACCATGAATTACAAAAGTTAACTAGAAGTAAAAGTACTTACAAATTCAGTCTGGTAACAGGTTTCCTTACTCTAGTGGAACGCCTTAAAATGGGTTCCTCAGTTTCAGTTTGAGCCCCAGGTACACTATTAGAACTTTCCATATTGTTTGAAATTTCGGATTCATCAGTAATCACTTCGGTAGGTGGTGGTGAGACACTGTGCTCTGGAATTGATGCCTCCCTCGGAATCAAATTGTGAGTAATGGTATCCGGAATGTAACATGTTGGATTATTTTGAGATGGAGTATATTCCCCAATTTGCCGTATTTGGTCTACATGACGTCTCCATGTTCTACCATCATCTAACTGAATTAAATAATGCAATAACCCTAATCTGAGAACAATAATGCCAAATTGCCATTTAGAATGAAAATAATCCCTCACGGAAACCCTAGTTCCTATATCAAAGTTTCTTAGACTCATATCAGTATAGGTAACTCTATCACTACATGAAGGTTTAAGTAAATCTAATCTATTCCTTATTTGTCTTCCTAACATAAGTTCTGAGGGACTTTTACCTGTAACTGTATGTGGGCTTCTGCGGTATTGCATAAGTAGCTTACATAATTCAAACTCCCTGTCATTTCCCTCACTTCGCATAgcccttaaacattttttcagtaTTTGGACATATCTCTCTCCCTGTCCATTAGTTGCAGGATGGTAGGGTGCAGTAAATTTTTGTGTAATTCCATTATCTTTCATAAAAGTTCTAAACTCATGAGAGTCAAATTGTCTACCATTGTCTGtaacaaaaactttaggaataccaaaagttgtaaaaatttttcggcaaatttcaatagtagtttttgtagtagtattttttgtaaaatgaatttcaggccatttactgaaggaatctaccaatataaaataataacctcCATTGAAAGGTCCAGCGTAATCAGCATGCACtcgttcaaaacaaaattttggtggctCCCATATATAAGAATTATCTTTAATTGGGTTGTTCTTGTGCTTATTGCACTCTAAACAATTTTTACTAAGTGACTCAATATCCTGGTCTATGTGAGGCCACCAGCAATAACTACGAGCTAAAGATTTCATTCTAACTATTCCAAAATGTGCAGTATGTAATTCtgtcaaaattttatttctcAATTTAGTAGGTATAACTACTCTTTGTCCTCTCATAATAACAtcagattgtaatgaaaattcagCTTGATTTATATTGAAGCTAAATCGTTTATCAACAGGTTTTCCTGTTTTTAACCcaacaagtaatttttttaaggtatgatCATTTTTTGTATGAAAAGCTAGATCTCTAATATTTGTAGGCAAAGTTTCAAtttgatttatttcaaaaatatctgGCTCATCATGTGTGAAATTTTGTTCTGATTTTATAGGTAGACGTGAAAGTGCGTCAGCATTGAGATGAGAATCTGTATTTTTGTAACGAATGTCATAATTCAAACCTTGTAAGAAAATTGCATAATGTTGCATTCTTGTTGCACTTAAAACTGGTAGGCTTTTATCAGGTGCAAAAATTTGAACTAACGGTTTATGATCAGTGAGCAAAGTAAATTTCCTAGCacataaataattgtaaaatttttttactccAAAAATTATGCTGTAAGCTTCTTTGTCTATTTGTGAGTACCTTTGCTGTGTAGTAGTAAGAGTTTGAGAAGCAAACTGTAAGGGTCTCTCTGTACCATCTGAAAAGATATGTGAAAGTACTGCACCTACCCCATAGGGTGATGCATCAGTTGCTAGGACTAATGGTAAATTTGGGTCATAGTGACATAAAACATTTCTAGAACAAATGAGTTTTTTTGCTTTGTCAAACGCAGTTTGACAAGTATTCGACCATTTAAAATTGACATtctttttaagtaaattatttaatgGTTGTAAAATTGTAGAAGTATCTTTTAAAAAACGTCTGTAATAATTAATTAGGCCACAGAAACTCCGAACTTGAGTTCTGTTTGTAGGTATTGGAGCATTTGCAATTGCAGTTACCTTATCTGCACTAGTAGACACACCCGTTTTACTCATCTTATATCCACAGTAGTCAATCTCGTCTTTGAAAAATTCGCTTTTATCCaaatttatatgtaaattatGTTCAGATAATTTCTTTAAAACTTGTTCAAGTCTTTGTAAATGTAAGGTATTATTTGGAGCTGTAATTCTTATATCATCCTGAAATATTGAAATACCATCTATTCCTTGTAGCATTTGCTCCATTAAACGTTGCCATTTGGCAGGAGCACTAGCAATTCCAAACATTAATCGATTTGGTTGAAATAAACCTTTATGGGTGTTTAATGTAAGTAAATGTTTCATTTCATCTTTTATTGGCAAGTGTAAGTAAGCTTTCGTaatatctatttttgtatatttgtccCCACCTGCTAATTGGGAAAGTAGGTCATCTGGTGTAGGTAAAGGGTATTCATCCACTTCAATGCAAGGGTTTAATGTGATTTTAAAATCACCACAAATGCGTATGTCCCCATTTTGTTTAACTACAGGAACAATAGGAGTTGCCCAGTCCGAAAATGCTACTTTCTTTAAGACTCCCTGATTTACTAAGGACTCTAATTCTGCCTCAACTTTAGGGCGTAATGCAAAAGCTACAGGACGGGCCTTACAAAATTTTGCTTTAGTACCAGGTTTTAGATAAATTTCAGCCTCTAACCCTTTTATTTCACCAACTgacttttcaaataaatgtttatatttatctaacaaagttgcaatttcaaaattttcatgtaGAATTGTATTTACCTGATGTAAATTGATTTCCAGAGCATGTATCCACTCTCGACCAACCAGTGAGTAGCCATCACCATCCACCACATACAACTTTAGAGTGTGCTTTAATTCCTGGTGCTCAACCTCCACTGAAACTAAACCTAAaacattcaaattatttttgcagtatgtagttaatttaacatccgatttttgtaattgtaatgcaggaaaatatttttcaaatatatttttatttatgattgtaACAGCAGCGCcagaatcaatttcaaaatttaaaatattaccattcacttttaaatttataaaaaatttatctttGCAATTTCCAGCATTTACTTCTAAGACCTCTTGAGCAGAGTTTACTGAATTTACTTGCCTGTGTGAATTTTGTTGTGCCTTTAAACAAACTTTTTGAATGTGTCCGAcgtttttacaaaagttacagattaaatgctttttattacatttatcggCTAAATGCGAGGTGTCTCCGCATCTATAACAAGCCCTATTACGGTTATTTGACATTGTAAAAGTATTATTAGGAGAGCTACTATGATTATTTACTGTATTATTATCATTAAATTTACTAGtgtttgtatttttatgaaaacttTTTGCTTTCGCATTTAAAACATTTATACTAGCCTGATTGTAATTATTGTTGTGAGAAAATTGATTACTATCCTTTTCTGAAGTTTCCATGCTTGCTGCAATTTCTACGGCTCGGTCCAAGTCCAATCCCTTTGTTTCTAATAGTCTGGCTTGAATCCTCTTTGACTGTAAACCAAAAACAAACTGATTTCGTATAGCACTTTTTAAATATGTGGAAAAGTTGCAGTTTATGGCAAGTTTCTGTAGAGAATGTAGGTATTCTTGTATACTTTCGCCTTCTGCTTGTCTTTTTGATTGAAACCTAAATATTTCAGCAATTTCAAGTGGTGCAGGGTTGTAAAAATTATCCATTAACTTAACTGTATCCTCATATGACTTGTCTTCAGGGACCTCTGGAGCTAGTTTATCGCACAGTGTATCGTATGCTTCCGACCCCATGTAATGTAGTAAATAGGGCAATTTCATTTCCTCtggaattttaaaaactttgtatgCTCCTTCCAGCCGTTTTACCCACCTGGACCATTTTGTAGCTGTCTGGTTAAAAGGTTCAACGGAAAACTGGAATGTAGAAACTTGTGTAGACATTACTGGAGCTGTAGCAGGTGCAACTATCGCAGTTGTAGTCGAGGAACTCGTGTTTGTACCGGCTGTAGTTGGAAGCGTTGTAGTTGATGTAGTGTCTGTAATATTTGTATCCATTATCCTCGTCGCCAAATGTCAAGTCCTTTGTACTTAAAGGacgtaagtatttgtaatgaaataatactcgatgtaaaatactttattttaaagaattatgcacATGGTTTCCATTTTCTATCGCAGTATTAAGTATGTGACAGCTGTCGTTCAGATGACAGTAGTACGTACCCACCTACATTCATGGTTAAgggagttttacacgaacataacaatatctattctaatctatctatatatttcatttaattctgttacattctactctattctgttttaaatcaaatactttattagtatctacatatatattacatctattctattatattctactctattctatttCAAGTTTATTCTATActatctattctaatctatctctctattttatttattttattaatctgttctattctattctgtttcaaatcaaacactttactcaaacaaagaaataaacgacattcaaaagcttctaataaaaaaatcattgcattggtaggtactactgaaaatattgacatttttacaacatttattccaagttccttcaatttttttgaggacaagaaaattttgctttcaagaaattcacgaatttattgacgtcaagttaataacgaacaaatatggatgtcaaattgtgctttgagaacacgtcaaatttggccttgaataacttggtcaatttattgttcaatttattgttgatgtaaagtccACTTAATATTATCCACTTAAAATTATTATCCATCAAATATTTTCTTAATCTGTATGCGAGTTGGGTGTATAAGAATAGGGTCATATCCGACTTGGTACTTATTCATTTTGCGACCTGCGCGTGACGATTTCTGCATTACCCATTCCAGTGAGAGTTGTGAAAGATCCAGCGCCCGTAAAAATGACCATATTCATGCAGAACTCTATTTTTCCATTGAGCATGTCATCCATCGTTATGTTATTCTAGCAACCTTTGGTTTGGTGCGTTCGCGTATCGAATTCcgttaaattaatttattgaatATAATTTTATCATGTACAAATTTCATACCTTTGGGGATAATGCAGCTATTACCGACACATTATATTTAATAATTGTTTCTATTCAGTCGTATGTATCCTTGAGTTTGGAGATGTATATTAAATATAACGTACACCTACCTATTCCAAGAGTGCCGGAGTCAAGTCAACGAACAAACTATTTCAAACAAGTTATGGCGATTTCGTGAGAAAGCAGACGCCTTGATGAGAATAGATTTTTAGGTAAGTAGATTGCTTGTAATAATGTCtaaatagttcaaaatatttatcGATAAAAGGCTAGtgaattttttgaatttatatttaaaattcgtGCCTATATCTTGTAGACAGTGACATTTTATTGACAATATTGacattttgtcaaaaaattgtcaTATCAAACGCCAAAAGACGTTTATAAACTTATTTAATGCATAAATACATCCTACTAAACTATATTTTCCATAAAATCTACAATAAATAAGTTATATAAACTTTACACGCCCATCTGCTTCTTCCAAGATGACGTCACCATCTTTTTCACTCACAAAAATATCACAATCTACAAATCACCAAACATCTCCAAAATATCGGTTTTATCCAAACTATTTCTGATATTTCATATCGTATATTTCAGTTATCGCAAGTGTTGAGAACCTCAATAGCAAAATAGATTTGCGGGCCTTATTTTTCACTTCAAAATGTCTGCTAACCAGTATACTATTAGAGAGATTGTGGGTAAGTACGCCACTATTATTAGGTATATTGTACATTTTATTCTATTCCAAATTTATCTAAAATAAGCTGGTAGTATACGTTTTCGGGCTATTTTAATGTTATTAATAGCTATATTAAGTGAATCTATCTTGATCTATCTACACATTGACAGTTttcctattaaaaatatcaatgCAGTCCCTTTGTTTATGCATTTTATCACTAAAATGTTTAAATTGTAGTTTTGGGATAATGAGGTAATGTTTTGtttgttaattaattttaattatatttaggtACAATGTAGCAAAATAGCAATATGCAAAACAATTTTTACAGTTAATTTGTAATATTGTCATGTTTGACATTTCTCTAATATTTCTTGTCCTaaataagattttacaaaaacaCTTTAACCGTATGTGATAGTACTCATTCGCATCTGGTAAAAATTTTTggagaatatgaaaatatacaatgttttaagctattttccaaaaaaaatttgcaGATTACTCATTCCTTTAAATAAAAATCAACTTTGAAAATTGGTTTTTTCCATTCATAACCTTACTAATTTCCAGACATTTTCATCAAATAGAAGTGTATATTTGTAGGTACTgaccttttatttatattttattaatccatATTAGTGCGGTATagttcattatttttattagaatagGTACTGGATTAGGTTCTAGTTTCCTTTATGGGTAGACGGATTACAGATATGAAATTTATACcaatgaattctgtttcacttactgataattgtacaataattttttattgggGGCGAGCGGTATTTTTCTTGTACAGTACAACCTCGTTTAACCGGACTAACTGGGACCGGAAGCGATCCAGTAAATCAAAAATCCGGATAATCCGGAAATATAATAAGGTTAAAAAAAATACATGTGAAATGATAACTTACTATATTTACACCCTATATGATTTACGCGAGCATTAGTTTGTATTTACAAAAAAGTCATTGAtcttccttttttttaattttgtgtgACCTTTCAATGCGGCACGATCACGTAAACGTTTCACCATCATTAGTTCAGCTGGATTTTCATTCTTTCAGCTATTTTTTCATTCCGGATTGATCTGGATAATCCGGACATCCGGATGAACGAGGTCCGGATTAATGAGGTTGTACTGTAATTGCAATTtaaaatgtcttatttttaaaaatcaccACCATTTTCCGCCATTAGGCAGGCatatcaaagaaacatgaaacgtaaattacgtttcatggaaataaaacactgctaaacaaacgtaaattacgtttcatggaaataaaacactgctaaacaaatagtccggccatttatgaaactctccgaaaataaaaatgttttatgagcatgaatcacacttgtttcattggtaggcggacttcaagatttgtttacctgtgttttattttcatgaaacatgttttacgtttcatgtttctttggtgtgcggcttgccttataTACCATGAAACAATAAGAAACCACAGGAATGACAACCACCCAAGAAGGAGAATCTTAACAGTGTTGGCATAGttgtataaaatatgttttcttatgaaaattacaatttttaaatATGTCATTTTACTTAGTCTGACGCATTTTTAACACAAAATGACTGCTTTATTACAAGGGTCAGGTTAGTTCTGGTTAGGTTTTGTTACGTTAGTTAGATTACATTAGGTTTATTAATATTATAGTGATTTatgattatattttaataaataaattctgTGGATTCCCAGAACACACTTTTAATGGTTGGAAACAAATTTGATGTATTTCGTGGTTATGTACTGTCACTAATTTCGGAAGCTACAATGATCATAAAACCATGTTGCCATGTGAATGACAAAAGATAATTTTACATGAAAACATGGATTTTTGTCCATTTAAGCGTACCATTGATTTGGAATATTTATGCAAACctctaaaggacatcgcacacatcttatggaaaatataatgtcactcaaattcaataaaatttatacgaatagattcgttttaaatcaactgtcaaatcttatcattgcgccaacccttaattatgattaattacggcgcaaattgcaattaaagtttatcgaaatcacattttttgagtcggtaaaagtgtcagttaccatcattattgctctgggtgctattcaaaagagcttaaacctcccgctgggcctaagcgaattagtgaaactaatcctctgatttatggagtaccgacaatttgggtgttttaaaatattttttctctctctaacttatatatgcatccatttgatttcagatttatttatatcaatttctgatcttattattgaaaatatagagttggcgcaatgataagatttgaccgttgatttaaaacgaatctattcgtataaattttattgaatttgagtgacattatattttccataagatgtgtgcgatgtcctttggcaACTGTTTTTGAAAAATTGGTAGATCGacgcatttttaattttaaattaaacagtTTCTTGCATAAGGCATATAGACGCTCGTATGGGCGTCGGTAGCTCATTTCACGGCCCAGTTTTAATTTGGGTAAGGTAGGTTTCGTTATGTTAGCTTAGATTCCCTCACTGAGCCGTGAGATAACCAACCGATGCAGG from Diabrotica virgifera virgifera chromosome 3, PGI_DIABVI_V3a harbors:
- the LOC126882166 gene encoding uncharacterized protein K02A2.6-like, yielding MVQSKRIQARLLETKGLDLDRAVEIAASMETSEKDSNQFSHNNNYNQASINVLNAKAKSFHKNTNTSKFNDNNTVNNHSSSPNNTFTMSNNRNRACYRCGDTSHLADKCNKKHLICNFCKNVGHIQKVCLKAQQNSHRQVNSVNSAQEVLEVNAGNCKDKFFINLKVNGNILNFEIDSGAAVTIINKNIFEKYFPALQLQKSDVKLTTYCKNNLNVLGLVSVEVEHQELKHTLKLYVVDGDGYSLVGREWIHALEINLHQVNTILHENFEIATLLDKYKHLFEKSVGEIKGLEAEIYLKPGTKAKFCKARPVAFALRPKVEAELESLVNQGVLKKVAFSDWATPIVPVVKQNGDIRICGDFKITLNPCIEVDEYPLPTPDDLLSQLAGGDKYTKIDITKAYLHLPIKDEMKHLLTLNTHKGLFQPNRLMFGIASAPAKWQRLMEQMLQGIDGISIFQDDIRITAPNNTLHLQRLEQVLKKLSEHNLHINLDKSEFFKDEIDYCGYKMSKTGVSTSADKVTAIANAPIPTNRTQVRSFCGLINYYRRFLKDTSTILQPLNNLLKKNVNFKWSNTCQTAFDKAKKLICSRNVLCHYDPNLPLVLATDASPYGVGAVLSHIFSDGTERPLQFASQTLTTTQQRYSQIDKEAYSIIFGVKKFYNYLCARKFTLLTDHKPLVQIFAPDKSLPVLSATRMQHYAIFLQGLNYDIRYKNTDSHLNADALSRLPIKSEQNFTHDEPDIFEINQIETLPTNIRDLAFHTKNDHTLKKLLVGLKTGKPVDKRFSFNINQAEFSLQSDVIMRGQRVVIPTKLRNKILTELHTAHFGIVRMKSLARSYCWWPHIDQDIESLSKNCLECNKHKNNPIKDNSYIWEPPKFCFERVHADYAGPFNGGYYFILVDSFSKWPEIHFTKNTTTKTTIEICRKIFTTFGIPKVFVTDNGRQFDSHEFRTFMKDNGITQKFTAPYHPATNGQGERYVQILKKCLRAMRSEGNDREFELCKLLMQYRRSPHTVTGKSPSELMLGRQIRNRLDLLKPSCSDRVTYTDMSLRNFDIGTRVSVRDYFHSKWQFGIIVLRLGLLHYLIQLDDGRTWRRHVDQIRQIGEYTPSQNNPTCYIPDTITHNLIPREASIPEHSVSPPPTEVITDESEISNNMESSNSVPGAQTETEEPILRRSTRVRKPVTRLNL